Proteins encoded by one window of Juglans regia cultivar Chandler chromosome 15, Walnut 2.0, whole genome shotgun sequence:
- the LOC108990412 gene encoding putative receptor protein kinase ZmPK1, with translation MKFMGTLILFILFSALFAQVTSTNHTLSEGSSLSSEKPGDVLTSPNGVFSAGFYSVGDNAYCFAIWFASRPSRIQDPTVVWMANRDQPVNGRKSKLSLLRTGNLILTDAGEFTVWETNTISLSSLELYLYDTGNLVLRTLGGENLWESFDFPTDTLLPQQLLTRNTKLVSSRSHTNYSSGFYKLLFDNDNVLCLLYDGAEVSSLYWPPPWLMRGQAAGRFLYNSSRIAVLDSFGYFSSSDKFTFSSADYGQLLHRRLTLDYDGNLRLYSWDEEGEMWVVSWQAWQIPCFIHGVCGANGICSYVPGIGRTCSCLPGYKMINHTDWSQGCEPEFDLSFGKNKFDFLQLSHLDFYGYDYNTYPNYTLDQCKKFCLELADCKAFQYTFGTDIGYSNCYPKILLMNGHGLPSFDGSFYLKVPEKNLLSNANLIEEVGLNCSSEGLLLLERAYLKSRVNGKVKFMLWFVCGFGGLEIVGIFLVWFLLFRTPKSSTADKQGYLLAITGFRKFTYSELKKATKGFTEEIGRGAGGVVYKGVLADNRVAAIKQLYEANQGEDVFLAEASIIGRLNHMNLIEMWGYCAEGKHRLLVSEYMEHGSLADNLSSNSLDWKKRFEIALGTANGLSYLHEECLEWVLHCDVKPENIFLDSNYQPKVADFGLSKLQSRGENGNSSFSRMRGTRGYMAPEWAFNLPITSKVDVYSYGIVVLEMVTGKDAAKGVHVIESGGEPQHKRLVSWVREKKNRAASTKSWLEEITDPRLKGKYDIGKMETLIGVALQCAEEEKDARPSMRQVVEMLLAQENDHQ, from the coding sequence ATGAAGTTCATGGGTACTCTGATCTTGTTCATCCTCTTCTCGGCATTGTTTGCTCAGGTGACATCCACAAATCACACTTTAAGCGAAGGTTCGTCTCTCTCCAGCGAGAAACCGGGAGATGTTTTGACTTCGCCGAATGGAGTGTTCTCCGCTGGATTTTACTCCGTCGGTGACAATGCTTATTGCTTTGCCATATGGTTCGCCTCCCGACCCTCAAGGATTCAGGACCCCACCGTTGTCTGGATGGCCAACCGAGATCAACCGGTTAACGGAAGGAAATCGAAGCTCTCCCTGCTCAGAACTGGTAATCTTATCTTAACCGACGCCGGTGAGTTCACCGTCTGGGAGACAAACACTATTTCTCTCTCGTCTTTAGAATTATATCTTTACGATACTGGTAATCTTGTCCTACGAACTTTGGGAGGTGAAAATTTGTGGGAAAGCTTCGACTTCCCCACAGATACCTTGCTTCCCCAGCAATTACTAACTAGAAATACAAAGCTTGTCTCCTCGAGAAGTCATACCAACTATTCCTCTGGCTTCTACAAGCTTCTTTTCGATAATGATAACGTCCTCTGCCTTCTTTATGATGGGGCTGAGGTTTCCAGTCTTTACTGGCCTCCACCATGGCTTATGCGCGGGCAAGCTGCCGGAAGGTTCTTGTACAACAGTAGTAGAATCGCAGTGCTTGATTCCTTCGGGTACTTTAGTTCTTCCGATAAATTTACATTTTCGTCAGCCGACTATGGGCAATTGCTCCATAGAAGATTGACCCTTGATTACGATGGTAATCTTCGATTGTACAGTTGGGACGAGGAGGGTGAGATGTGGGTTGTTTCATGGCAGGCCTGGCAGATACCTTGTTTTATTCATGGTGTTTGTGGGGCTAACGGTATATGCAGCTATGTTCCTGGTATTGGCAGAACTTGCTCGTGCCTTCCAGGATATAAGATGATAAATCATACCGATTGGTCTCAAGGGTGTGAACCCGAATTTGATCTCTCTTTTGGGAAaaacaagtttgattttttgCAGCTATCCCATCTTGATTTCTATGGTTATGATTATAATACCTACCCCAATTATACACTTGATCAATGCAAGAAGTTTTGTTTGGAATTGGCCGACTGCAAAGCATTCCAATACACCTTTGGCACGGATATTGGTTATTCAAATTGTTACCCCAAGATTCTATTAATGAATGGACATGGTTTGCCTTCTTTTGATGGAAGCTTCTATCTGAAAGTGCCGGAAAAGAATCTCCTCTCGAACGCCAATCTTATTGAAGAAGTTGGTTTAAATTGTTCAAGTGAAGGTCTACTGCTACTGGAAAGAGCATACTTAAAAAGCCGGGTAAACGGGAAAGTGAAATTCATGCTCTGGTTTGTATGTGGATTCGGAGGACTAGAAATTGTGGGTATCTTTTTGGTGTGGTTTCTCTTGTTTAGAACCCCCAAAAGTTCTACTGCAGACAAGCAAGGCTATCTTCTTGCCATCACTGGATTCAGAAAATTTACATATTCGGAGTTGAAGAAGGCCACAAAGGGTTTTACTGAGGAGATTGGGAGAGGTGCAGGAGGGGTTGTGTACAAAGGGGTGTTGGCGGACAATCGAGTTGCAGCAATCAAGCAACTATACGAAGCTAACCAAGGAGAAGATGTATTTCTAGCAGAAGCGAGCATCATTGGTAGGCTTAACCACATGAACTTGATAGAAATGTGGGGTTATTGTGCGGAGGGAAAGCACAGGCTTTTGGTGTCCGAGTACATGGAGCATGGTTCATTGGCAGACAACCTCTCTTCTAATTCACTTGATTGGAAGAAAAGGTTTGAAATTGCTTTGGGCACTGCAAACGGCCTGTCTTATTTGCATGAAGAGTGCTTGGAGTGGGTTTTACACTGCGATGTAAAACCTGAAAACATATTCCTAGACTCTAATTATCAACCAAAGGTGGCAGATTTTGGGCTGTCCAAACTACAAAGCAGAGGAGAAAACGGCAATTCAAGTTTCTCGAGAATGAGAGGAACCCGGGGATATATGGCTCCGGAGTGGGCATTCAATCTGCCCATCACCTCGAAAGTAGATGTTTATAGCTACGGGATTGTTGTGTTGGAGATGGTGACCGGAAAGGATGCAGCAAAGGGTGTCCATGTCATAGAAAGTGGAGGGGAGCCACAACACAAAAGGCTTGTGTCGTGGGTGAGGGAAAAGAAGAATAGGGCGGCTTCAACAAAGTCCTGGCTTGAAGAGATTACAGACCCAAGGTTGAAAGGTAAATACGACATAGGAAAGATGGAAACTCTGATTGGGGTTGCTCTGCAATGTGCGGAGGAAGAAAAGGATGCAAGACCCAGCATGAGACAAGTAGTTGAGATGCTTTTAGCCCAAGAAAATGATCACCAGTGA
- the LOC108990414 gene encoding F-box protein GID2-like, whose translation MKRALMSDDAAANTGGDKKMKRVRVDEEEEDGEKGIGFVNLDENLLYEVLKHVDARTLAAASCVSKLWHRTAQDERLWELICTRHWANIGCANQQLRSVVLALGGFRRLHSLFIWPLSKSQSSGSSSSSPSSSSWAPFGPMMGSKPPTRWGKDEVHLSLSLLSIRYYEKMNFKNGGR comes from the coding sequence ATGAAGCGTGCACTCATGTCTGACGATGCAGCGGCGAATACTGGGGGAgacaagaagatgaagagggtTAGGGTTgacgaagaggaagaagatggggAAAAAGGAATTGGGTTTGTGAATCTGGATGAGAATCTGCTGTACGAGGTGTTGAAGCATGTGGACGCGAGGACGCTGGCGGCGGCGTCCTGCGTGAGCAAACTCTGGCACAGGACGGCGCAGGACGAGCGGCTCTGGGAGCTGATCTGCACCAGGCACTGGGCTAACATCGGCTGCGCCAATCAACAGCTCCGATCTGTGGTCCTCGCTCTCGGGGGGTTCCGTCGTCTCCACTCCCTTTTCATCTGGCCTCTTTCTAAGTCCCAGTCGTCCGGctcgtcttcttcctctccatcGTCGTCGTCTTGGGCCCCTTTCGGGCCGATGATGGGATCGAAGCCGCCAACTCGGTGGGGAAAAGACGAGGTTCATCTCTCGCTCTCACTTCTCTCTATTCGCTACTACGAGAAGATGAACTTCAAGAACGGAGGCAGATGA
- the LOC108990338 gene encoding MFP1 attachment factor 1-like, with protein sequence MSDSNIIDAPSAEVLPEIEAQPQEKHQQEPDKKPGNKSLTFSIWPPTQRTREAVVNRLVETLSTFSVLSKRYGILPHDEASAAARLIEEEAFSSASGSSSAEDDGIEVLQVYSREISRRMLETVKNRAATGSTVDTTASQTPSPSVEPTTTTASEENLSAETES encoded by the coding sequence ATGTCTGATTCGAATATCATCGACGCCCCGTCGGCGGAGGTGCTGCCGGAGATCGAAGCTCAACCTCAGGAAAAGCACCAGCAAGAGCCCGACAAGAAGCCGGGCAACAAGAGCCTTACCTTCAGCATCTGGCCCCCGACGCAGCGCACCCGCGAGGCCGTGGTGAACCGCCTCGTTGAGACTCTTTCGACCTTCTCCGTTCTCTCTAAGCGTTATGGCATCCTGCCACACGACGAAGCCTCCGCGGCCGCCCGCCTCATTGAGGAAGAGGCGTTCTCCTCTGCATCCGGCTCCAGCTCCGCAGAAGACGACGGCATCGAGGTCCTCCAGGTCTACTCCAGGGAGATCAGCCGCCGTATGCTCGAGACTGTCAAGAACCGTGCCGCTACTGGCTCTACGGTCGACACCACTGCGTCGCAGACTCCAAGTCCGTCCGTGGAGCCCACCACCACTACTGCCAGTGAGGAGAACTTGTCTGCTGAGACTGAATCTTGA